AATGAGGAACAAAAAGATCTAATCGTCAATGCTTTGGGGCGGAAGTGGGAGCTTACTTTTACAACATTGGTTCTTTTTGGTGGAGCCTTGTTTGCTGCATTCCCCCTCTTTTATGCAGTAAGTTTTGGTGGAGCCTATGGGCTTTGGATGGCGATTTTGTTCAGTTTTATCATTCAGGCGATAGCATACGAGTATAGAAAAAAGCCAAACAACTTTTTCGGACAAAAAGTGTACGAGTTCTTTTTATTTCTCAATGGAACAGTCGGTATATTCTTAATCGGTGTGGCATTGGCATCTTTGTTTACTGGAGCCGCTTTCAAACTGGATGATATGAAACATATGATATGGCTTGGAAGTATGAGAGGATTGGAGGCTTTGGGAAATCCTTTCAATATCCTTTTTGGCGTCATGATGGTTTTTCTTGCCCGTCTCAATGCCAATCTCTATTTCATGTTTATTTTAGATGATCCGGAGCTTGTAGAAAAAGCAAAAAAGGCAATAAAAACAGATTTTGCGATATTTTTGGTTCTTTTTTTAGCGGTAGCCGGATGGATATTAAGTATGAGTGGTGTAGGATATGAACAAAACAAATTTTTTGTTGTAGTGCACAAATATCTCAACAACTTTCTTGAAATGCCGCTTGTTTTAGGTGTATTTGTGGTTGGTGTCGGGTTGCTCCTAGGAGCAGTCGTGATGGCTTTAAAAGGAGTGAAAAAAGCTTTTTGGTTCAGTTCGACCGGTATTACAATGGTAGGGCTTTCTCTTCTGCTTATTTTAGGATACAACCATACAGCCTACTATCCAAGTATTGCCGATATTGGAAGTTCACTTACCATTGAAAACAGTTCGGGTAGTAGAGTGACGCTCATTACGATGAGTTATGTCTCTTTGATGGTGCCATTTGTTGTGGGATATATCGCCTATGTATGGAGACTTATGGATAGTAAGCCGTTAAGCGAAGATGAAATAGAACACGATGTTATGAGTTATTAAGGAGAAAAAATGGGTGAAGCTCTATTTTGGTATGCAAGCTGGCCTGTTGTGATTTGGCTGGCATATAAATTTGTGCGATTAAATTTCAAATATATTTCAGGAGAATGCTGAGCCTTTAAGGCTTAGCTAAATTTAAATTTTTTGGTGTACAATTGAAAGAGGACTTGTGAAAGGAAGTAATGAAAAACTTTTTACAAGAAAACAAACAACTCTTTCGATGG
This region of Nitratiruptor sp. YY08-10 genomic DNA includes:
- a CDS encoding cytochrome d ubiquinol oxidase subunit II, coding for MFEKLSTYALQEYWWFIVSLLGGLFLFLTFVQGGQTKLGLAGNEEQKDLIVNALGRKWELTFTTLVLFGGALFAAFPLFYAVSFGGAYGLWMAILFSFIIQAIAYEYRKKPNNFFGQKVYEFFLFLNGTVGIFLIGVALASLFTGAAFKLDDMKHMIWLGSMRGLEALGNPFNILFGVMMVFLARLNANLYFMFILDDPELVEKAKKAIKTDFAIFLVLFLAVAGWILSMSGVGYEQNKFFVVVHKYLNNFLEMPLVLGVFVVGVGLLLGAVVMALKGVKKAFWFSSTGITMVGLSLLLILGYNHTAYYPSIADIGSSLTIENSSGSRVTLITMSYVSLMVPFVVGYIAYVWRLMDSKPLSEDEIEHDVMSY